A genome region from Thermoplasmata archaeon includes the following:
- a CDS encoding ABC transporter permease, with amino-acid sequence MSALTNIVRKELRELLTLTVILPIVVMALLFGSLGTAIGNVAQQAQAKPTIAVVPMDRGALGNLSLQVLAAGAKFAYNGTSVDEGLQAAQANNGVAVLYFPSNFTSSILGGNRGQVEIYWVMRGAGILDSISSGSVEALLSSVSKAISMYLIGTGVPVPANVVLAPTNRTDTTYFHGVVMTGVSPSVLGNMLASQSTFVPVIIMMIILMAGSMVITSMGMEKENKTLETLLTLPVGRGAIVAGKLIASAVIGLFMAGIYMVGFSYYIGGLSASAPVNLASYGLTLTPIDYILLGVSVFAALFAALALCMVLGTFAKNYKAAQTLTMPVTALAMLPMFMTMFWDYNTLPAAAQAIVFAIPFSHPMMAMRSLMFKDYAFVLMGIGYSFAFAVVMILIAIWIFRTDRLLTGRFTRGTANRHGRKGIWRFVNLPGR; translated from the coding sequence ATGAGCGCCCTCACGAACATCGTCCGCAAAGAGCTGCGGGAACTCCTCACGCTCACAGTCATCCTGCCCATCGTCGTCATGGCCCTGCTGTTCGGGAGCCTGGGGACCGCAATCGGCAACGTCGCCCAGCAAGCCCAGGCGAAGCCCACGATCGCCGTGGTGCCCATGGATCGCGGAGCCCTCGGCAACCTGAGTCTTCAGGTGCTGGCCGCGGGCGCCAAGTTCGCCTATAACGGGACCTCCGTGGATGAGGGCCTCCAAGCCGCCCAAGCGAACAACGGCGTCGCGGTTCTGTACTTCCCCTCGAACTTCACGTCCTCGATCTTAGGCGGCAATCGCGGCCAGGTTGAAATCTACTGGGTCATGCGGGGCGCAGGCATCCTGGACTCGATCTCCTCGGGTTCCGTCGAGGCCCTGCTTTCCAGCGTGAGCAAGGCAATCTCCATGTATCTGATCGGCACCGGGGTACCCGTGCCTGCGAATGTGGTCCTCGCGCCGACGAATCGGACCGATACGACCTACTTCCATGGCGTTGTCATGACGGGCGTCTCGCCGTCCGTGCTCGGGAACATGCTCGCGTCCCAGTCCACGTTCGTCCCCGTGATCATCATGATGATCATCCTCATGGCCGGGAGCATGGTGATCACCTCCATGGGCATGGAGAAGGAGAACAAGACCCTTGAGACCCTCCTCACGCTGCCCGTGGGTCGCGGCGCCATCGTCGCAGGCAAGCTCATCGCGAGCGCGGTGATCGGTCTGTTCATGGCGGGTATCTACATGGTCGGGTTCAGCTACTACATCGGCGGGCTCAGCGCGAGCGCCCCCGTCAATCTCGCGTCCTACGGCCTCACGCTCACGCCGATCGATTACATCCTCCTCGGGGTCTCCGTCTTCGCGGCCCTGTTCGCCGCCCTCGCGTTGTGCATGGTCCTCGGCACGTTCGCGAAGAACTACAAGGCCGCCCAAACGCTCACAATGCCCGTCACGGCCTTGGCGATGCTCCCCATGTTCATGACCATGTTCTGGGACTACAACACGCTCCCGGCAGCGGCCCAGGCCATCGTGTTCGCAATCCCGTTCAGCCACCCCATGATGGCGATGCGTTCCCTGATGTTCAAGGACTACGCCTTCGTCCTCATGGGGATCGGATACTCATTCGCATTCGCCGTGGTCATGATTCTCATCGCGATCTGGATTTTCCGGACCGACCGGCTTCTCACGGGACGGTTCACGCGAGGGACCGCAAATCGGCACGGGCGGAAGGGAATCTGGAGGTTCGTGAACCTCCCCGGTCGGTGA
- a CDS encoding adenylate kinase translates to MRLVLLGPPGSGKGTQAAKLSESLGIPRISTGDILRRNVAAGTELGKKAKAYMESGKLVPDDLVIAMTAERLKESDAWNGFILDGFPRTIAQADALAKLTSLDAVINLFLEPEELVKRSAGRRVCPKCESVYHIFSNPPKKAGICDKCGSTLVTRPDDRQEVVRTRIETYERQTAPLIQYYKERGLLREVYASGLIDEITQRVQEGLKP, encoded by the coding sequence ATGCGCCTCGTTCTCCTCGGTCCGCCGGGCTCGGGGAAGGGCACACAGGCCGCGAAACTGAGCGAATCTCTGGGCATCCCCCGCATCTCCACGGGCGACATCCTCCGGCGCAACGTCGCCGCGGGGACCGAGCTGGGCAAGAAGGCGAAGGCCTACATGGAATCCGGGAAGCTCGTGCCGGATGACCTGGTGATCGCGATGACCGCCGAGCGGCTCAAGGAGTCCGATGCGTGGAACGGGTTCATCCTAGACGGCTTCCCGCGGACGATCGCGCAGGCGGATGCGCTCGCGAAGCTCACGTCCTTGGACGCTGTGATCAACCTCTTCCTCGAGCCCGAGGAACTCGTCAAGCGCAGCGCCGGCCGACGCGTCTGCCCGAAGTGCGAATCCGTCTACCACATCTTCTCGAATCCCCCGAAGAAGGCCGGAATCTGCGACAAGTGCGGGAGCACGCTCGTGACCCGTCCCGACGACCGGCAGGAGGTGGTCCGGACGCGGATCGAGACGTACGAGCGGCAGACCGCGCCGCTCATCCAGTACTACAAGGAACGCGGCCTGCTCCGTGAGGTGTACGCGAGCGGCCTCATCGACGAGATCACGCAGAGGGTCCAGGAAGGGCTCAAACCCTAG
- a CDS encoding ABC transporter ATP-binding protein, with product METTIAVEVQNLKKSYGSFLALKDVSFSVRRGEVYGLIGPNGAGKTTTLRVLATLLQITSGSVKVFGMDVGKDPEDVRKAISYLPEEAGAYKNLTGRQYLEFIARFFAHGDAEREMISRGLQIVSLGERIDDKVEAYSKGMMRRLLVGRALMTNPRLAILDELTSGLDVINAQEIRKIVKEEALAGTTFLVSSHNMLEVELLCDRISLIHDGVIVETGTPAELKAKHHAANIEEVFMAVAA from the coding sequence ATGGAGACCACCATCGCCGTAGAGGTCCAAAATCTCAAGAAGAGCTACGGGAGCTTTCTCGCGCTCAAGGACGTCTCGTTCTCCGTCCGGAGGGGTGAGGTGTACGGGCTCATCGGACCTAATGGGGCGGGCAAGACAACGACCCTGAGGGTCCTCGCGACGCTCCTCCAGATCACCTCTGGCTCCGTGAAGGTGTTCGGGATGGACGTGGGGAAGGACCCCGAGGACGTCCGGAAAGCGATCAGCTACCTGCCCGAGGAAGCGGGGGCCTACAAGAACCTCACCGGTCGGCAGTACCTCGAGTTCATCGCCCGGTTCTTTGCCCACGGCGATGCGGAGCGCGAGATGATTTCCCGCGGGCTGCAGATTGTGAGCTTGGGCGAACGCATCGACGACAAGGTTGAGGCGTACAGCAAGGGGATGATGCGCCGCCTCCTCGTCGGCCGGGCGCTCATGACGAACCCACGCCTCGCCATCCTCGACGAGCTCACCTCCGGGCTCGACGTGATCAACGCGCAGGAGATCCGGAAGATCGTCAAGGAGGAGGCCCTCGCGGGTACGACCTTCCTCGTCTCATCCCACAACATGCTCGAGGTCGAACTCCTCTGCGACCGCATCTCCCTGATCCACGACGGCGTCATCGTAGAGACCGGCACGCCCGCCGAGCTCAAGGCGAAGCACCACGCGGCGAACATCGAGGAAGTCTTCATGGCGGTGGCCGCATGA